One window from the genome of Streptomyces sp. WZ-12 encodes:
- the rho gene encoding transcription termination factor Rho, with product MSDTTDLMGARTDGSAATPATDAPAAPATTRRRRSGTGLEGMVLAELQQIASGLGIKGTARMRKSQLIEVIKERQAAGSGAATKADAPAADAETKPKRRATSKARTGEESAEPAKAEKAAKSTKSTEKAGTQQQIDIPGQPSPQGGAAAEEAPTGERRRRRATAPAGSPDGTDAKAESATAVKAEAKTDTAAQEAGEGRSAKGTDRQDRGDRGPKGERGRRDRDRDRDRDRRKGDAGDSGGQGGNRQRDRRDGGDDEDFEGGRRGRRGRYRDRRGRRGREDFAGEPQLAEDDVLIPVAGILDILDNYAFIRTSGYLPGPNDVYVSLAQVRKNGLRKGDHVTGAVRQPKDGERREKFNALVRLDSVNSMAPEQGRQRAEFGKLTPLYPQERLRLEGESGGLTTRIIDLVTPIGKGQRGLIVAPPKTGKTMIMQAIANSITRNNPECHLMVVLVDERPEEVTDMQRSVKGEVISSTFDRPAEDHTTVAELAIERAKRLVELGHDVVVLLDSITRLGRAYNLAAPASGRILSGGVDSTALYPPKRFFGAARNIEDGGSLTILATALVETGSRMDEVIFEEFKGTGNLELKLDRKLSDKRIFPAVDVDASSTRKEEILMGSDELAIVWKLRRVLHALDQQQAIELLLDKMKQTKSNAEFLLQIQKTTPTTGNGND from the coding sequence GTGAGCGACACCACCGATCTGATGGGCGCGCGCACCGACGGCAGTGCCGCCACGCCCGCCACGGACGCTCCCGCCGCGCCTGCCACCACGCGGCGCCGCCGTTCCGGCACCGGCCTTGAGGGCATGGTCCTGGCAGAGTTGCAGCAGATTGCCTCGGGCCTCGGTATCAAGGGCACCGCGCGGATGCGCAAGAGCCAGCTGATCGAGGTCATCAAGGAGCGGCAGGCCGCCGGCTCCGGGGCCGCAACCAAGGCCGACGCGCCCGCCGCCGACGCCGAGACCAAGCCCAAGCGCCGGGCCACTTCCAAGGCCCGCACCGGTGAGGAGAGCGCCGAGCCCGCCAAGGCCGAGAAGGCCGCCAAGTCGACCAAGTCGACGGAGAAGGCCGGGACCCAGCAGCAGATCGACATCCCCGGCCAGCCCTCCCCGCAGGGCGGCGCCGCCGCCGAGGAGGCGCCGACCGGTGAGCGCCGCCGGCGCCGGGCCACCGCCCCCGCGGGCAGCCCGGACGGCACCGACGCCAAGGCCGAGTCCGCCACCGCGGTCAAGGCCGAGGCCAAGACCGACACCGCCGCGCAGGAGGCCGGCGAGGGCCGGTCCGCCAAGGGCACCGACCGCCAGGACCGCGGGGACCGCGGCCCGAAGGGCGAGCGGGGTCGTCGGGACCGTGACCGGGACCGCGACCGCGACCGTCGCAAGGGCGACGCGGGCGACAGCGGCGGCCAGGGCGGCAACCGTCAGCGGGACCGTCGGGACGGCGGCGACGACGAGGACTTCGAGGGTGGTCGGCGCGGTCGGCGCGGCCGTTACCGCGACCGCCGCGGGCGTCGTGGCCGCGAGGACTTCGCAGGCGAGCCGCAGTTGGCCGAGGACGACGTGCTGATCCCCGTCGCGGGCATCCTCGACATCCTCGACAACTACGCGTTCATCCGGACCTCCGGCTACCTGCCCGGCCCGAACGACGTCTACGTCTCGCTCGCCCAGGTCCGCAAGAACGGCCTGCGCAAGGGTGACCACGTCACCGGCGCGGTCCGGCAGCCCAAGGACGGCGAGCGGCGCGAGAAGTTCAACGCCCTGGTGCGGCTGGACAGCGTCAACAGCATGGCGCCCGAACAGGGCCGCCAGCGGGCGGAGTTCGGGAAGCTGACGCCCCTTTACCCGCAGGAGCGGCTGCGCCTGGAGGGCGAGTCGGGCGGCCTGACGACCCGGATCATCGATCTCGTCACGCCGATCGGCAAGGGCCAGCGCGGTCTGATCGTGGCGCCGCCGAAGACCGGCAAGACCATGATCATGCAGGCGATCGCCAACTCGATCACCCGCAACAACCCCGAGTGCCACCTGATGGTCGTCCTCGTCGACGAGCGTCCGGAAGAGGTCACCGACATGCAGCGGTCGGTCAAGGGCGAGGTCATCTCCTCGACCTTCGACCGCCCGGCCGAGGATCACACCACCGTCGCCGAACTCGCCATCGAGCGCGCCAAGCGCCTGGTCGAGCTCGGCCACGACGTGGTCGTGCTGCTGGACTCCATCACCCGCCTGGGCCGCGCGTACAACCTCGCGGCGCCCGCCTCCGGCCGCATCCTCTCCGGTGGTGTCGACTCGACCGCGCTCTACCCGCCGAAGCGCTTCTTCGGTGCCGCGCGCAACATCGAGGACGGCGGCTCGCTGACCATCCTGGCCACCGCGCTGGTCGAGACCGGCTCGCGGATGGACGAGGTGATCTTCGAGGAGTTCAAGGGCACCGGCAACCTGGAGCTCAAGCTCGACCGCAAGCTCTCCGACAAGCGCATCTTCCCGGCGGTGGACGTGGACGCGTCCAGCACCCGTAAGGAAGAGATCCTGATGGGCAGCGACGAGCTGGCCATCGTCTGGAAGCTGCGTCGGGTGCTGCACGCGCTGGACCAGCAGCAGGCCATCGAGCTGCTGCTGGACAAGATGAAGCAGACCAAGTCCAACGCGGAGTTCCTGCTGCAGATCCAGAAGACGACGCCGACCACGGGCAACGGCAACGACTGA
- the thrC gene encoding threonine synthase: protein MSANSTVATSRQWRGIIEEYRDRLPVSDTTEVVTLREGGTPLVPAQVLSERTGCEVHLKVEGANPTGSFKDRGMTMAITRAKEEGAKAVICASTGNTSASAAAYAVRAGMVCAVLVPQGKIALGKMGQALVHGAKILQVDGNFDDCLTLARGLSEKYPVALVNSVNPVRIEGQKTAAFEIVDMLGDAPDIHVLPVGNAGNITAYWKGYREYAADGVAARTPRMWGFQASGSAPIVRGEVVKDPHTIATAIRIGNPASWEFAERARDESGGFIDDVTDRQILAAYRLLAAQEGVFVEPASAASVAGLLKAAEEGKVDPGQRIVCTVTGNGLKDPDWAVAGAPQPVTVPIDADAAAERLGLA from the coding sequence ATGTCTGCCAATTCCACCGTGGCCACCAGTAGGCAGTGGCGCGGAATCATCGAGGAGTACCGCGACCGGCTGCCGGTCAGCGACACGACCGAGGTCGTGACCCTCCGGGAGGGCGGCACGCCGCTCGTCCCCGCCCAGGTGCTGTCCGAGCGCACCGGCTGCGAGGTGCACCTCAAGGTCGAGGGCGCCAACCCCACGGGGTCGTTCAAGGACCGCGGGATGACGATGGCCATCACCCGCGCCAAGGAAGAGGGCGCCAAGGCCGTCATCTGCGCCTCCACCGGCAACACCTCCGCCTCGGCCGCCGCCTACGCGGTCCGGGCCGGGATGGTCTGCGCGGTGCTGGTCCCACAGGGCAAGATCGCGCTCGGCAAGATGGGCCAGGCGCTGGTGCACGGCGCCAAGATCCTCCAGGTCGACGGAAATTTCGACGACTGCCTGACGCTGGCCCGGGGCCTCTCCGAGAAGTACCCGGTCGCACTTGTGAACTCCGTTAACCCGGTGCGCATCGAGGGCCAGAAGACCGCCGCCTTCGAGATCGTCGACATGCTCGGCGACGCCCCTGACATCCACGTCCTGCCCGTCGGCAACGCCGGCAACATCACCGCCTACTGGAAGGGCTACCGGGAGTACGCGGCCGACGGCGTCGCCGCGCGCACCCCGCGGATGTGGGGCTTCCAGGCGTCCGGCAGCGCCCCGATCGTGCGCGGCGAGGTCGTCAAGGACCCGCACACCATCGCCACCGCGATCCGCATCGGCAACCCCGCATCCTGGGAGTTCGCCGAGCGGGCCAGGGACGAGTCCGGCGGCTTCATCGACGACGTGACGGACCGTCAAATCCTGGCCGCCTACCGCCTGTTGGCCGCACAGGAGGGCGTCTTCGTGGAGCCCGCCTCGGCCGCCTCGGTCGCCGGTCTGCTGAAGGCCGCCGAGGAGGGCAAGGTCGACCCCGGCCAGCGGATCGTCTGTACGGTCACCGGCAACGGCCTGAAGGACCCCGACTGGGCGGTCGCCGGCGCACCGCAGCCGGTCACGGTCCCGATCGACGCCGACGCCGCGGCCGAGCGCCTCGGCCTCGCCTGA
- the thrB gene encoding homoserine kinase, translated as MAGPAFRAAAVRVRTPATSANLGPGFDALGLSLGLYDDVVVRVADSGLHVDIAGEGAQSLPRDESHLLVRAMRTAFDLLGGQPRGLEIVCANRIPHGRGLGSSSAAICAGIVAARAVTIGGEQKLDDAALLELANEIEGHPDNVAACLLGGFTLAWTDTGTARAIRMDPADSIVPVVFVPGKPVLTETARGLLPRTVPHVDAAANAGRAALLVEALTRRPELLLAATEDRLHQDYRAPAMPESMGLVNRLRADGVPAVISGAGPTVLALVEEAAADKVAALAGEGWAANRLTLDVAGTCVLPLAG; from the coding sequence ATGGCCGGTCCCGCGTTCCGCGCCGCCGCCGTCCGGGTGCGCACCCCCGCTACCAGCGCCAATCTCGGCCCCGGCTTCGATGCCCTGGGACTTTCCCTGGGGCTGTACGACGACGTCGTCGTCCGGGTCGCCGACTCCGGTCTGCACGTCGACATCGCCGGCGAGGGTGCGCAGTCGCTGCCGCGCGACGAAAGCCATCTGCTCGTACGGGCCATGCGTACCGCCTTCGACCTGCTCGGCGGGCAGCCGCGCGGCCTGGAGATCGTCTGCGCCAACCGCATTCCGCACGGCCGGGGCCTCGGCTCCTCCTCGGCCGCCATCTGCGCCGGCATCGTCGCGGCCCGCGCGGTGACCATAGGCGGCGAGCAGAAGCTGGACGACGCCGCGCTGTTGGAGCTCGCCAACGAGATCGAGGGCCACCCCGACAACGTCGCGGCCTGTCTGCTCGGCGGGTTCACGCTGGCCTGGACGGACACCGGCACCGCGCGGGCGATCCGCATGGATCCGGCCGATTCCATCGTTCCGGTGGTCTTCGTGCCCGGGAAGCCGGTGCTCACCGAGACCGCCCGCGGACTGCTGCCGCGCACCGTCCCGCACGTGGACGCCGCGGCCAACGCCGGTCGTGCCGCACTGCTCGTCGAGGCCCTGACCAGGCGCCCCGAGCTGCTGCTCGCCGCGACCGAGGACCGACTTCACCAGGACTACCGTGCCCCCGCGATGCCGGAGAGCATGGGCCTGGTGAACCGACTGCGCGCGGACGGCGTCCCCGCAGTCATCTCCGGTGCGGGCCCGACGGTCCTCGCACTGGTCGAAGAAGCGGCGGCCGACAAGGTCGCGGCGCTGGCGGGAGAGGGGTGGGCGGCCAACCGGCTGACCCTCGACGTGGCGGGCACCTGCGTGCTGCCGCTCGCCGGGTGA
- a CDS encoding LCP family protein, whose amino-acid sequence MAQSDGTGRTAGSGGRSIRGTGRRRKAPSRRHRILTRTLCALVGVVLLGGAGAGYLYFKFNGNLTGVDINAALGRDRPKNIDNGSMDILVMGSDSRSGANASYGKDEGGARSDTAMVLHVFKGHKKASVVSIPRDTLVTRPDCTKDGRTVPGQQRAMFNTAFEVGGPACAVKTVESMSGIRMDHFVEVDFTGFKKLIDALGGVPITTTKPIDDKYSHLHLAPGTHTLGGEDALGLVRTRHGVPGGDGSDLGRIQLQQTFIKALLKQVRSIGVLSNPAKLYDIADTATKAITTDTDLNSVTALTGLAKELGGISTDDIDMVTLPVTYDPVDPDRVLPLTAKSRQVWDALRNDQDIPKAALKGSAGDKGGTSRYVK is encoded by the coding sequence ATGGCGCAGAGCGACGGGACCGGGCGAACCGCCGGAAGCGGAGGACGCTCCATACGTGGCACCGGACGGCGGCGCAAGGCCCCCAGCCGGCGGCACCGGATCCTCACCCGCACCCTGTGCGCACTGGTCGGCGTGGTGCTGCTCGGCGGCGCCGGGGCCGGCTACCTCTACTTCAAGTTCAACGGCAACCTCACGGGCGTCGACATCAACGCCGCCCTCGGCCGCGACCGGCCCAAGAACATCGACAACGGCTCGATGGACATCCTCGTCATGGGCTCCGACTCCCGCTCCGGCGCCAACGCCTCCTACGGCAAGGACGAGGGCGGGGCGCGCTCGGACACCGCGATGGTCCTGCACGTCTTCAAGGGCCACAAGAAGGCCAGCGTCGTCAGCATCCCGCGCGACACCCTGGTCACCCGGCCCGACTGCACCAAGGACGGCAGGACCGTCCCCGGGCAGCAGCGCGCCATGTTCAACACCGCCTTCGAGGTCGGCGGCCCCGCCTGCGCCGTCAAGACCGTCGAGTCGATGAGCGGCATCCGTATGGACCACTTCGTCGAGGTCGACTTCACCGGCTTCAAGAAGCTCATCGACGCGCTCGGCGGGGTGCCGATCACCACCACCAAGCCGATCGACGACAAGTACAGCCATCTGCACCTGGCGCCCGGCACCCACACCCTGGGCGGCGAGGACGCCCTCGGCCTGGTCCGCACCCGGCACGGCGTCCCCGGCGGCGACGGCAGCGACCTGGGCCGCATCCAGCTCCAACAGACCTTCATCAAGGCCCTGTTGAAGCAGGTGCGCAGCATCGGCGTGCTCTCCAACCCCGCCAAGCTCTACGACATCGCCGACACCGCCACCAAGGCCATCACCACCGACACCGACCTCAACTCGGTCACCGCACTGACTGGTCTTGCCAAGGAACTCGGCGGCATCTCCACCGACGACATCGACATGGTGACGCTCCCGGTGACCTACGACCCGGTCGACCCCGACCGCGTGCTGCCGCTCACCGCCAAGAGCCGGCAGGTGTGGGACGCGCTCCGCAACGACCAGGACATCCCCAAGGCCGCGCTCAAGGGCTCGGCGGGTGACAAGGGCGGCACGTCCCGCTACGTCAAGTAG